The stretch of DNA GACAGCGCTCCGCACGGCGTGCTCCGGCACGCCGGCCGCCTCGAGCGCCTGACCCGCGAGGCCCTGCCACTCGGCCAGCAGGCCGAGCACGAGGTGCAGGCTGGTGACCTCCGGCTCGCCGCGCTCCCGGGCGGTGTTCTGCGCCTTGAGAACCACGACCTTCGCCCGGTTGGTGAACCGGTCCAACGACGGCTCGCCGGTGACGAACCGCTTCTGGACCGCCTGCTTGGTGACTCCCATGCTCTGCCCGATCGCTGTCCAGGAGGCACCGGAGCGGCGGGCCTGGTCGACGAAGTGCCCGACCAGGTGGTCGGCCAGCTCGTCGACGTACGCCGCCACCTCTGCCGCCTCGGCGAGCTGGTCCAACGGCGTCCCGTCCGGCTGCCGGGTCCGCACCTGGGTG from Actinomycetes bacterium encodes:
- a CDS encoding Clp protease N-terminal domain-containing protein; translated protein: MTLDDLITQVRTRQPDGTPLDQLAEAAEVAAYVDELADHLVGHFVDQARRSGASWTAIGQSMGVTKQAVQKRFVTGEPSLDRFTNRAKVVVLKAQNTARERGEPEVTSLHLVLGLLAEWQGLAGQALEAAGVPEHAVRSAVIEALPTAAKAGRQHAPFSPGLGKVLELSVRESLRLGHTYVGTEHLLLALLEVGDEPGAQVLTGLGVTKADMEASTLQLLAELV